From Candidatus Limnocylindrales bacterium:
CCCTCACTACCCGATGGCGATCATGCGGATGGTGATCCAGGGCGGCATCGTCGCGGCCATCGTTCTCGGCGTCATCTCCGCGATGCTTCGCAGGAAGAAAGTCCTCGGACTGACCGGGATGTTGTTCGCGCTCGGCGCCACGTTGCTGGGCGGCGCCAGCGTACCGATCAACGATACGCTGCACGACGGCCCGGCGATCGGTCTCGACTGGTTCCTGCTCGACCTGCTGCTGATGACGCTTATTTTCTCGCCGATCGAAGTGCTGTGGCCCGCGTATCCGAAGCAGCGCGTGTTCCGGCCGGAGTGGCTTCTCGACGTGGCATATTTCCTGTCCACGCATCTGCCGATCCGCATCACGTCGTTCCTCGTGCTGCTGCCCGCAACGCAGCTTACGAATCTGCTCGGCAATGCGCGTCTGCACGCGGCGACGGGCAGCCTGCCGTGGCTGGTACAGTTCTTCCTGGCCGTGCTGGTCGCGGATCTCGCCGAATACGGCATCCATCGCGCGCTGCACGAGTGGCCGGTTCTCTGGCGCTTCCACGCCATTCATCATTCGTCGAAGGCTCTCGACTGGATCGCCGGCTCGCGCGCGCACCTGGTCGACGACCTCATCATCCGCGGCATGATGCTGATCCCGATGATGTTCGCGTTCTCGCAGGACATCATCGTGGCCTACCTATTGTTCGTCACGATCCACGCGACGTGGGCGCACACGAACTTCGGACCGACGATCAAGTGGCTGGAACCGTGGATCATCTTCCCGCGCTTCCATCACTGGCATCACACGTCGCAGAAAGAAGGCATCGACAAGAACTATGCGATCCACTTTCCGTGGATCGACAAGCTGTTCGGCACTTACTACTACCCGGACGACCGGTGGCCGGACACGTACGGCCTCGACAACCAGCAGCTCCCCGCCGGCTTCTGGGGCCAGACGTTTTATCCGTTCAGAATTCGACGGAGGTGAGCGGCACTTCTGCCGGCACCACCCGACCTCTGTCGGTCGCCTGAACCAGGCCGAGCGCTTTCATTACCTTCACCGCCGTAAAGCCGAGGTCGTACTCCCAATCCTCGTGGCTGAGGCGCAGCAGGGCCGGGGAATGATGGTGGTTGTTCTGCAGGCACGCGCTGAACGTCGCGGTCACCGGCAGCCAGTCGCCGATGTTCATCGCGTTGTCGCGTTCGTCGTCATAGCGGCGATAGCCGAAGCGGCGATCGTGCGTCCAGTAGTTCTGGATCATGTTGATCCACAGCGCGAAGACCCGGAACACCACCCACATTGCGACGGCGAAGCG
This genomic window contains:
- a CDS encoding sterol desaturase family protein, which translates into the protein MLEQRISQVFGDEDPTGFGTGWWSGVLSAFLGMLAFGAVICLHFPQILSSPELRPHYPMAIMRMVIQGGIVAAIVLGVISAMLRRKKVLGLTGMLFALGATLLGGASVPINDTLHDGPAIGLDWFLLDLLLMTLIFSPIEVLWPAYPKQRVFRPEWLLDVAYFLSTHLPIRITSFLVLLPATQLTNLLGNARLHAATGSLPWLVQFFLAVLVADLAEYGIHRALHEWPVLWRFHAIHHSSKALDWIAGSRAHLVDDLIIRGMMLIPMMFAFSQDIIVAYLLFVTIHATWAHTNFGPTIKWLEPWIIFPRFHHWHHTSQKEGIDKNYAIHFPWIDKLFGTYYYPDDRWPDTYGLDNQQLPAGFWGQTFYPFRIRRR